One region of Peribacillus simplex genomic DNA includes:
- a CDS encoding pseudouridine synthase, with translation MRIDKILSNIGYGSRKEVKKLLKSGAVKVNERLLKDPKEQVDPDKEIVTVHGERVEYREFIYLMMNKPPGVLSATEDKHQETVIDILEPEDSVFEPFPVGRLDKDTEGLLLITNDGKLAHQLLSPKKHVPKTYFAVIDGEVTERDIEAFRNGVTLDDGYETKPGELNILKSGLTSDIELTIMEGKFHQVKRMFEAVGKRVVYLKRLSMGSLQLDEELELGEYRELTAEELEQLKAGQPAE, from the coding sequence ATGAGAATTGATAAGATATTATCCAATATTGGGTATGGAAGCAGGAAAGAAGTGAAAAAGCTCCTGAAATCCGGCGCCGTCAAGGTCAATGAAAGGCTGCTGAAGGATCCGAAAGAACAAGTGGACCCTGATAAGGAAATTGTGACGGTTCATGGTGAACGGGTTGAATACAGGGAGTTCATATATTTAATGATGAATAAACCGCCAGGCGTATTGTCGGCAACGGAAGACAAACACCAAGAAACGGTCATCGATATCTTGGAGCCAGAGGATTCGGTGTTCGAGCCATTCCCTGTGGGCCGTCTGGATAAGGACACAGAAGGTTTATTGCTGATCACGAATGACGGAAAGCTTGCCCACCAACTGCTTTCCCCGAAGAAACATGTTCCTAAAACATATTTTGCCGTCATTGATGGCGAAGTAACGGAACGGGATATCGAGGCATTCCGAAACGGCGTGACCTTAGATGATGGGTACGAGACAAAACCAGGGGAATTGAATATTTTAAAATCAGGACTGACATCGGATATAGAGCTGACGATCATGGAAGGAAAGTTCCATCAGGTGAAGCGGATGTTTGAGGCCGTGGGCAAACGTGTCGTCTACCTCAAGCGCCTTTCCATGGGAAGTTTACAACTGGATGAGGAACTTGAGCTTGGTGAATACCGTGAGTTAACGGCGGAAGAGCTTGAACAGTTAAAGGCGGGCCAACCTGCCGAATGA
- a CDS encoding DeoR family transcriptional regulator codes for MKPSTNRMLTRIKSVYMFISNNGTVSTQELVEEFGITPRTVQRDLNVLAYNDLVQSPSRGLWTTTSKKVKMSS; via the coding sequence TTGAAACCTTCAACAAATCGCATGTTAACCCGTATTAAATCCGTTTATATGTTCATTAGTAATAACGGTACGGTTTCTACTCAAGAGCTTGTAGAAGAATTTGGCATCACTCCTCGAACTGTGCAGCGCGATTTAAATGTCTTAGCGTACAATGACCTTGTTCAAAGCCCCAGCCGTGGCCTTTGGACGACAACAAGTAAAAAGGTGAAGATGTCATCGTAA
- a CDS encoding HPP family protein: MTKYRKSRYIFKHSLLSCKITFMAETLSIFLSNYSGSLRETYIMGFEKNLEKSWNNQPNISLKAYLKKMKGEARDKDRIDYIDSFVSAIGGLIAIIIISFVAVYLGYPMALAPLGASCVIVFGSHKGILSQPRNVIGGHLISTISALIIWSILGKSLFIIGLVLAIVLLIMTLTKTVHPPAAASALVAVNSQAGWGFLISIAIGTILLVFISMIYNNLFQTRQYPKHWL; the protein is encoded by the coding sequence TTGACAAAATACAGAAAATCAAGATATATATTTAAACATTCATTGCTTTCCTGTAAAATAACTTTTATGGCAGAAACTCTGTCAATTTTCTTATCAAATTATTCAGGAAGCTTGAGGGAAACATACATTATGGGTTTTGAAAAAAATCTTGAGAAAAGTTGGAATAATCAACCAAACATAAGTTTAAAAGCGTATTTAAAGAAAATGAAGGGCGAAGCTAGAGATAAAGACAGAATTGATTATATTGATTCCTTTGTTTCAGCTATAGGTGGACTCATTGCTATTATTATCATTAGTTTTGTAGCTGTCTATTTAGGGTATCCTATGGCATTAGCTCCTCTAGGTGCAAGTTGTGTAATCGTATTCGGTTCCCATAAAGGTATCTTGTCTCAACCTCGTAACGTTATTGGAGGACATTTAATTTCTACTATTTCAGCACTTATTATTTGGAGCATATTAGGTAAGAGTCTATTCATTATTGGTCTAGTATTAGCTATTGTATTATTAATAATGACTCTTACAAAAACTGTTCATCCTCCAGCAGCAGCAAGTGCCCTTGTTGCCGTTAATTCTCAAGCTGGATGGGGATTCCTTATTTCGATTGCAATAGGTACGATATTATTGGTTTTTATATCAATGATCTATAATAACTTATTTCAAACAAGACAGTATCCAAAGCACTGGTTATGA
- a CDS encoding zinc ribbon domain-containing protein YjdM, with the protein MSDFPNCPACNSEYTYEDGSLFVCPECANEWTIESETENSDQKIIKDANGNALNDGDTVTVIKDLKVKGSSSVLKMGTKVKSIRLVDGDHDIDCKIDGFGAMKLKSQFVKKV; encoded by the coding sequence ATGTCTGATTTTCCTAATTGCCCTGCATGTAATTCAGAATATACATACGAAGACGGAAGTCTTTTTGTTTGCCCAGAGTGCGCCAATGAGTGGACGATTGAATCGGAAACTGAAAATAGTGACCAAAAGATTATCAAAGATGCAAATGGAAATGCCTTAAACGATGGTGACACCGTTACGGTAATCAAAGATCTTAAAGTGAAGGGGAGTTCATCCGTCTTGAAAATGGGCACAAAAGTCAAAAGCATCCGTTTAGTTGATGGAGATCATGATATTGATTGCAAGATTGATGGTTTTGGTGCAATGAAATTAAAATCCCAATTTGTTAAAAAGGTATAA
- a CDS encoding YdeI/OmpD-associated family protein → MAKTIVEKLNLHKYERVAVLDLPARADYFAELPDYDTELTKGAYDLIFAFVFDMDSLKGIVGKVIEKNYLSKNGYIFLAYPKKGNKEYDAYIHRDDLMQGLGADENGYVGSSDMKFARMVGLDDIFTVVGLKEDSANRNRPSTKASQSVDDYIEMISEIENDLQDSPDLLAFYQSLTPGYRKDWARYVYSAKQEATQVKRRQEMKTILGEGYKSRDLYRRNK, encoded by the coding sequence ATGGCTAAAACAATAGTCGAAAAACTGAATTTACATAAATATGAACGGGTGGCTGTCTTGGATCTGCCAGCAAGGGCGGATTATTTTGCGGAGCTGCCGGATTACGATACAGAGCTTACTAAGGGTGCATATGATCTTATATTTGCATTTGTATTTGATATGGATTCTTTAAAAGGAATCGTGGGTAAGGTGATCGAGAAAAATTATCTGAGTAAAAACGGTTATATCTTTTTGGCATATCCCAAGAAGGGAAATAAAGAATATGATGCATATATCCATCGTGATGATTTGATGCAAGGCCTTGGGGCGGATGAAAACGGTTATGTCGGATCGAGTGACATGAAGTTTGCACGTATGGTTGGATTGGATGATATCTTTACGGTAGTCGGACTGAAAGAGGATTCGGCAAATAGAAACCGTCCATCTACCAAGGCAAGCCAATCGGTGGATGATTATATCGAAATGATTTCTGAAATTGAGAATGATTTACAGGATTCCCCTGATTTGCTTGCGTTCTATCAATCACTTACCCCAGGCTATCGTAAAGATTGGGCTCGCTACGTGTATAGTGCAAAACAAGAGGCGACCCAAGTGAAACGGCGCCAGGAAATGAAAACGATTTTAGGAGAAGGGTACAAGAGCAGGGATTTGTATCGAAGAAATAAATGA
- a CDS encoding putative polysaccharide biosynthesis protein, protein MSSKFLKGAFILTLGAIISKILGLFYVIPFEHMVGNKGATLYQYGYVPYTIFISFATAGMPLAVSKFISKYNALEEYAVGEKLFKSSLKLMAATGFLAFLILYTMAPMFTGIFGVKKEDVADVTEIIRAVSFALIFVPFMSIIRGFFQGHEAMEPTAISQVVEQVVRIVFLLAGVYVVLNVMDGELVKAIQMATFAATVGAVGGLVVLFWYWKKQKPHLDSLMEKDRGTLEISLPEIYKEIFLSSIPFIFVGIAMPMFQFADLLSFNKAMSSIGLQHVAEDALGVLNVYAQKLVVIPMTLATGFSMALLPSVTKAYVSEDSEEFNRQLNQAFQILLFITIPAVVGMSVLADPIYSAFYSHDPLGISVLKAYAPVSILFALFSISAAVLQGINQQKYTVLSLLVGFLIKLSLNIPLIKLFETEGSVYATAFGYLAAVLLNLYVITYFTGYRYSLTIRRSVLITVFSIIMGLAVWGMNSLLSLWFTTEGRFQAILIVAVCATFGALIFAALSLKSKLAHRLFGTRIDRLKAKLGL, encoded by the coding sequence ATGTCGTCTAAATTTTTAAAAGGGGCTTTTATATTAACGCTGGGAGCAATTATTTCCAAGATTCTTGGTTTGTTTTATGTCATCCCCTTTGAACATATGGTTGGGAATAAAGGGGCTACCCTCTATCAATATGGATACGTTCCATATACTATTTTCATCAGCTTTGCAACGGCAGGCATGCCGCTTGCTGTTTCGAAATTCATTTCGAAGTATAATGCGCTCGAGGAGTACGCCGTCGGTGAGAAGTTATTTAAATCGAGCCTGAAATTAATGGCTGCCACCGGTTTTCTCGCTTTTTTGATTCTCTATACCATGGCACCGATGTTTACTGGAATCTTTGGAGTCAAGAAGGAAGATGTAGCGGATGTCACGGAGATCATACGGGCTGTCAGCTTCGCCTTGATTTTTGTACCGTTCATGAGTATCATCCGCGGCTTTTTTCAAGGTCATGAAGCGATGGAGCCAACGGCCATATCTCAGGTTGTTGAACAAGTTGTCCGCATCGTGTTCCTTCTGGCCGGTGTGTATGTTGTTTTAAATGTCATGGATGGAGAGTTAGTGAAGGCTATCCAAATGGCTACATTCGCGGCGACGGTCGGGGCTGTCGGCGGTTTAGTGGTGTTATTTTGGTATTGGAAAAAACAAAAGCCCCATTTGGACAGTTTGATGGAGAAAGACCGGGGAACGCTGGAAATTTCCCTGCCGGAGATTTATAAAGAAATATTTCTTTCGTCGATTCCTTTCATATTCGTCGGAATCGCGATGCCAATGTTTCAGTTTGCGGACTTATTGTCTTTCAATAAAGCGATGTCGTCCATCGGATTACAGCATGTCGCGGAAGATGCTCTTGGGGTTTTGAACGTGTATGCCCAGAAACTTGTCGTGATTCCAATGACGCTTGCAACCGGGTTTTCGATGGCACTTCTTCCTTCGGTGACGAAGGCATATGTAAGCGAGGATTCGGAAGAGTTCAACCGCCAGCTGAACCAGGCCTTTCAAATTTTGTTGTTCATTACGATTCCCGCGGTCGTTGGCATGTCGGTGCTGGCCGATCCAATCTATAGTGCCTTTTACAGCCATGACCCACTTGGAATCAGTGTCCTGAAGGCTTATGCTCCCGTTTCTATCTTATTTGCGCTCTTTTCCATTTCGGCGGCTGTTTTACAAGGGATCAATCAGCAAAAATATACGGTGCTCAGCCTGCTAGTTGGCTTTTTAATCAAATTGAGCTTGAATATCCCACTGATCAAGTTGTTTGAAACGGAAGGATCCGTTTATGCCACGGCCTTCGGCTACTTGGCAGCTGTCTTGCTGAATTTATATGTCATTACCTACTTTACTGGCTATCGTTATAGCCTTACCATCAGAAGATCCGTATTGATCACTGTATTTTCAATCATAATGGGACTGGCTGTATGGGGCATGAACAGTTTATTATCGCTGTGGTTTACAACGGAAGGGCGCTTTCAAGCGATTTTGATCGTGGCCGTTTGTGCAACCTTTGGAGCTCTCATTTTTGCAGCGCTATCCTTAAAAAGCAAACTTGCCCATCGTTTGTTCGGTACCCGGATCGATCGGTTAAAAGCTAAATTAGGATTATAA
- a CDS encoding ABC transporter ATP-binding protein — MNILEAKKIHKSYGNKFNKQEVLKGLDISIQEGEFVSIMGASGSGKTTLLNVLSSIDKISNGTITIDGKEISGMKEKKLAEFRKNHLGFIFQEYNLLDTLTVKENILLPLSITKTPKNEAAQKFDTVAKELGIYEVKDKYPNEISGGQKQRTSAARAFIHDPSIIFADEPTGALDSKSASDLLNKLSEMNQKRKATIIMVTHDPVAASYCSRVIFIKDGQIYTQLNKGEETRQIFFKDIMKTQGVLGGVQNEH; from the coding sequence ATGAATATATTAGAAGCGAAAAAAATCCATAAAAGCTATGGAAATAAATTCAATAAACAAGAAGTATTAAAGGGTCTCGATATAAGCATACAAGAAGGTGAATTCGTAAGCATCATGGGTGCATCCGGTTCAGGGAAAACGACTTTGCTGAATGTCCTTTCCTCGATCGATAAAATCAGCAACGGCACCATTACGATCGATGGAAAAGAGATTTCAGGTATGAAAGAAAAGAAGTTGGCCGAATTCCGGAAGAACCATCTAGGCTTCATCTTCCAGGAATATAACTTATTGGACACACTGACTGTCAAAGAAAATATCCTTCTGCCCTTATCCATTACAAAAACACCCAAAAATGAAGCGGCACAAAAGTTTGATACCGTAGCGAAAGAACTGGGCATATATGAAGTGAAGGATAAATACCCAAATGAAATTTCCGGTGGTCAAAAACAGCGTACGTCTGCAGCACGGGCCTTCATCCATGATCCAAGCATCATTTTTGCGGATGAGCCGACAGGGGCGCTTGATTCTAAATCCGCTTCCGATTTGTTGAACAAACTGAGCGAAATGAATCAAAAGCGCAAAGCGACGATCATCATGGTTACCCATGATCCAGTGGCGGCCAGTTATTGCAGCAGAGTCATTTTCATTAAAGATGGACAAATTTATACACAATTGAATAAAGGCGAAGAAACCAGACAAATCTTCTTCAAGGACATCATGAAAACCCAAGGTGTATTGGGAGGGGTTCAAAATGAGCATTAA
- a CDS encoding FtsX-like permease family protein, with protein MSINQLIFRNLKKNLKNYYLYVFALVFSASLYFAFVTLQYDPSLDEAEGTVKGAASIKAASILLVAIVSIFLLYANSIFIKRRSKEIGLFQLIGMTKNRIFRILSVENLILYFCSVFLGIFVGFAASKLIIMILFKIMGVEAIATLQFSFQPLVQTVLVFSAIYLFIMLMNYAFIKRQTILSLFRVTSMTEGKVKKVSMFEMIIGLFGIILIIAGYVVSSKLFDGAFSDMNELFMAMVFILATVIIGTYLFYKGSVSFIFNIVRKNKNGYLNINEVLSLSSIMFRMKSNAILLTIITTVSALAIGLLSLSYISYYSAEKSAKSSIPTDFSMTDMKDADAFKEALSASKIDYDEKVIDVIQVDANVKEIMETSLDEVNFDPDTMTVPVISDESVKGINLAEDETLFSGYSNMMEKVISLKDSGKIELKGKHEVIPQTYMGLNDDTFVSYYFTSGGLPVAIVDQTIFDRLKKDVDPKIQKVSSVNIGIDVKDEAEVEKANDIFNAMSFNEKHVNDSQFEMFNTQKKNMGLIMFIVGFLGLTFLITSGCILYFKQMDESENEKSNYTILRKLGFTQGDLLKGIQAKQVFNFGIPLVVGLLHSYFAVQSGWFLFGTEVWTPMIIVMALYTALYSIFGILSVFHYKKVIKESL; from the coding sequence ATGAGCATTAATCAACTCATCTTTCGAAATCTGAAAAAGAATCTGAAGAACTATTATCTGTATGTGTTTGCCCTAGTCTTCAGCGCCTCCCTTTATTTCGCTTTTGTCACATTGCAATATGACCCATCCTTGGATGAAGCCGAGGGTACGGTGAAAGGAGCCGCCTCCATCAAGGCTGCATCGATCCTGCTTGTTGCGATCGTTTCCATATTCCTTTTATATGCCAATAGCATTTTCATAAAAAGGCGCAGTAAAGAAATTGGCTTATTCCAATTGATAGGCATGACAAAGAACAGGATATTCCGTATCCTTAGCGTGGAAAACCTGATCCTGTATTTCTGTTCCGTATTCCTGGGAATCTTTGTAGGGTTTGCCGCTTCAAAATTGATCATCATGATTTTATTTAAAATAATGGGTGTCGAGGCGATTGCGACCCTTCAATTTTCTTTTCAGCCGCTTGTTCAAACCGTGCTCGTTTTTAGCGCCATTTATCTTTTCATCATGTTGATGAATTATGCCTTCATTAAAAGACAGACCATTCTTTCATTATTTAGAGTGACTTCAATGACGGAAGGAAAAGTGAAAAAGGTTTCGATGTTCGAAATGATCATCGGGTTATTCGGGATCATCCTGATCATTGCTGGCTATGTCGTTTCATCCAAATTATTCGATGGAGCTTTTTCAGATATGAACGAGCTTTTCATGGCCATGGTCTTCATTCTGGCAACCGTCATCATCGGGACCTACCTATTCTATAAAGGATCCGTAAGCTTCATCTTTAATATCGTTCGTAAAAACAAAAATGGATATTTGAATATCAATGAAGTATTGTCCCTTTCATCCATCATGTTCCGAATGAAATCGAATGCGATATTATTGACGATCATCACGACCGTTTCCGCTTTGGCGATAGGATTATTATCATTAAGCTATATCTCCTACTACTCCGCGGAGAAGAGTGCAAAAAGCAGTATCCCTACCGATTTTTCCATGACGGATATGAAAGATGCTGATGCATTCAAAGAAGCTTTATCAGCCAGTAAAATTGATTATGACGAAAAGGTGATTGATGTCATTCAAGTGGATGCCAATGTAAAGGAAATAATGGAAACCAGCCTGGATGAAGTGAACTTTGATCCAGACACCATGACCGTTCCCGTCATCAGTGATGAATCCGTTAAAGGAATCAACCTCGCTGAAGATGAGACCCTTTTCAGCGGATACAGTAATATGATGGAAAAGGTCATATCCTTGAAGGATTCCGGAAAGATTGAGCTAAAAGGCAAGCATGAAGTGATTCCGCAAACATATATGGGATTGAATGATGATACCTTCGTGTCCTATTACTTCACGAGTGGCGGTTTGCCCGTTGCCATTGTAGACCAAACGATATTCGACCGTTTGAAAAAGGATGTCGACCCGAAAATCCAAAAGGTATCATCTGTCAATATCGGAATTGATGTGAAGGATGAAGCTGAAGTTGAAAAGGCGAATGATATATTCAATGCAATGAGTTTTAATGAAAAACATGTGAATGATTCCCAATTCGAAATGTTCAACACCCAGAAGAAGAATATGGGTCTTATCATGTTCATCGTCGGCTTCTTGGGATTGACTTTCCTCATTACATCCGGATGTATCCTCTATTTCAAGCAAATGGATGAAAGTGAAAATGAAAAATCAAATTATACTATTTTAAGAAAGCTAGGATTCACCCAAGGTGACTTACTAAAAGGAATCCAAGCAAAACAAGTCTTCAATTTCGGCATTCCTTTAGTTGTCGGTCTGCTTCATAGTTATTTCGCAGTCCAATCAGGATGGTTCTTATTCGGGACCGAAGTTTGGACACCGATGATCATTGTTATGGCACTATACACGGCATTGTATTCGATCTTCGGAATCCTATCCGTATTTCATTACAAGAAGGTCATTAAAGAATCTCTATAA
- the guaC gene encoding GMP reductase, with protein MENVFDYEDIQLIPAKCVVNSRSECDTSVTLGKHTFKLPVVPANMQTIIDEKIAIYLAENGYFYVMHRFEPEKRLTFIKDMHSRELIASISVGVKEEEYGFIQQLSDDNIVPEFITIDIAHGHSNAVIKMIQHIKKHLPESFVIAGNVGTPEAVRELENAGADATKVGIGPGKVCITKIKTGFGTGGWQLAALRWCAKAASKPIIADGGIRTNGDIAKSVRFGASMVMIGSLFAGHEESPGQTIEKDGKAFKEYFGSASEFQKGEKKNVEGKKMFVEHKGSLEDTLKEMEQDLQSSISYAGGTKLDAIRNVDYVVVKNSIFNGDKVY; from the coding sequence ATGGAAAACGTGTTTGATTATGAAGATATTCAATTAATTCCTGCAAAATGTGTAGTAAACAGTCGTTCAGAGTGTGATACATCCGTTACGTTGGGTAAACATACATTCAAGTTACCTGTAGTACCTGCCAATATGCAAACGATCATTGATGAGAAGATTGCCATTTACTTAGCTGAAAACGGTTACTTCTATGTAATGCATCGTTTTGAACCAGAAAAGCGTCTTACTTTCATTAAAGATATGCACTCACGTGAATTAATCGCGTCCATCAGTGTCGGCGTTAAAGAAGAAGAATACGGATTCATCCAACAATTATCAGATGACAACATTGTTCCTGAATTCATTACGATAGATATTGCTCACGGTCACTCCAATGCCGTGATAAAGATGATACAGCATATTAAAAAACATTTACCTGAAAGTTTTGTCATTGCAGGGAATGTAGGAACTCCGGAAGCGGTACGGGAATTGGAAAATGCCGGTGCAGATGCTACAAAGGTAGGCATTGGGCCAGGGAAAGTATGCATCACTAAAATCAAGACTGGATTTGGAACGGGTGGCTGGCAATTAGCTGCACTTCGCTGGTGTGCAAAAGCGGCAAGCAAGCCAATCATAGCTGACGGCGGTATTCGCACGAACGGTGATATAGCTAAATCAGTTAGATTTGGGGCTTCAATGGTCATGATCGGTTCATTATTTGCTGGACATGAAGAATCTCCGGGTCAAACGATTGAGAAAGATGGAAAAGCTTTTAAAGAATACTTTGGTTCAGCTTCTGAATTCCAAAAAGGTGAAAAGAAAAACGTTGAAGGCAAAAAGATGTTTGTCGAGCACAAAGGTTCTTTGGAAGATACGTTGAAGGAAATGGAACAAGATCTTCAGTCTTCCATTTCTTATGCCGGTGGAACCAAGTTGGATGCCATCCGGAATGTGGATTATGTGGTCGTTAAGAATTCTATCTTTAACGGTGACAAGGTATATTAA
- a CDS encoding sensor histidine kinase → MIRKYFLERFSWITFYILLHLFFIFVAFLDSAIPLKPILYIVFLSLIMFSIFLIFRYKKETYFYKSLEAREDSLDITNIPEPESPFEKIIENSIINQTEILKQSAAIGQMTLEQEKDELLSWIHEVKTPLTAMHLMIDRLDDELLKSHLTYEWLRIHLLLDQQLHQRRIPFIENDLYIENTDLETIIFDEIKTLQSWCIQKGIGFDIQLDVTEVLSDAKWLAFIMRQLLTNSIKYSENSDITIFSHEQAEQTILEVKDSGRGIDPKDIPRIFDKGFTSTTNHRDHAATGMGLYLTKKAAESLFISIAVKSKLGTGTTITLSFPKRNDFVNITSM, encoded by the coding sequence ATGATCAGAAAATATTTCTTGGAAAGGTTCAGCTGGATCACATTCTACATACTTCTTCATCTATTCTTCATCTTTGTCGCTTTTCTTGACTCGGCCATTCCGTTAAAGCCAATACTGTATATCGTTTTTTTATCATTGATCATGTTCAGTATTTTTTTGATTTTCCGCTATAAAAAAGAAACGTATTTCTATAAAAGTTTGGAAGCTCGGGAAGACAGCCTGGATATAACGAATATACCAGAACCAGAAAGCCCTTTCGAAAAAATAATAGAAAACAGCATCATTAACCAAACCGAAATATTGAAGCAATCCGCAGCAATTGGCCAAATGACTTTAGAGCAGGAGAAGGATGAATTATTATCTTGGATTCATGAAGTGAAGACACCATTGACGGCGATGCATCTAATGATTGACCGCTTGGATGATGAATTACTGAAATCCCATTTGACTTATGAGTGGCTGCGCATTCACCTTCTTCTTGATCAGCAGCTCCATCAAAGGCGCATTCCTTTCATCGAAAATGATTTGTATATTGAGAATACGGATTTGGAAACTATAATCTTTGATGAGATTAAAACGCTGCAATCATGGTGCATTCAAAAAGGAATCGGCTTCGACATACAGTTGGATGTAACCGAAGTGCTTAGTGATGCGAAATGGCTGGCCTTCATCATGAGGCAGCTCTTGACCAACTCCATTAAATACAGTGAAAACTCGGATATTACGATATTCAGCCATGAACAAGCAGAACAAACGATTCTTGAAGTGAAGGATTCTGGTCGGGGCATCGACCCAAAGGATATACCCCGCATATTTGATAAAGGCTTTACATCCACGACAAATCATCGTGATCATGCTGCAACTGGCATGGGTTTATATTTAACCAAGAAAGCAGCAGAGTCCCTATTCATCTCCATTGCTGTAAAATCAAAGCTAGGAACTGGGACGACCATTACCTTGTCCTTCCCAAAAAGAAATGATTTCGTGAATATCACAAGCATGTGA
- a CDS encoding response regulator transcription factor: protein MFKLLLIEDDTTLFNEIKDRLAQWSYDIYGIGDFSKVVQEFTDIKPDLVIIDIQLPKFDGFHWCRMIRAHSNVPIIFLSSRDHPTDMVMSMQLGADDFIQKPFHFDVLIAKIQAILRRVYNYNTENIELKTWCGATVDYEKNTVSAETGSIELTKNEIFILKKLIEQKNKIVSREELINSLWDDKRFISDNTLTVNVNRLRKRLDELGLGHFIETKVGQGYIAIEEANE, encoded by the coding sequence TTGTTTAAACTACTATTGATAGAAGATGATACGACTTTATTCAATGAAATTAAAGATAGATTGGCGCAATGGTCTTATGATATTTACGGAATTGGCGATTTTAGTAAAGTGGTTCAGGAATTCACGGACATAAAACCTGATTTGGTCATCATTGATATACAGTTGCCGAAGTTTGATGGGTTTCATTGGTGCAGAATGATCCGTGCCCATTCTAATGTTCCCATCATCTTTTTATCGTCACGTGATCACCCTACCGATATGGTAATGTCCATGCAGCTTGGCGCTGATGATTTTATCCAGAAGCCCTTTCATTTCGATGTACTCATCGCAAAGATACAAGCCATCCTTCGCCGGGTATATAATTACAATACAGAAAATATCGAATTGAAAACCTGGTGCGGTGCAACAGTGGATTACGAGAAAAACACGGTATCGGCCGAGACTGGCTCAATCGAATTGACAAAAAATGAAATTTTCATCTTGAAAAAGCTCATTGAACAGAAAAACAAGATCGTAAGCCGGGAAGAATTGATCAATAGCTTATGGGATGATAAACGTTTCATAAGCGATAACACCCTTACAGTAAATGTGAACCGTTTACGAAAAAGATTGGATGAACTGGGTTTAGGGCATTTTATCGAAACGAAGGTCGGACAGGGCTATATCGCAATTGAAGAGGCTAATGAATGA
- a CDS encoding DinB family protein, which produces MNFIEYDLLFESRNQLIEEIMDLDENMLNHRPVPEVWNIAQICHHLYLTEQVFTEAIAYGLRERDFNNIIQKNIYFVTDRTRKFASPDNISPSANPFQLSTLMDLLGESRDRLLQVLYDMDTDTILNRKKAKHPMFGDLSLDQWIELLSLHEQRHIKQIQEIKSSV; this is translated from the coding sequence ATGAATTTTATCGAGTATGATTTGCTATTCGAATCAAGAAACCAATTAATAGAGGAAATTATGGATTTGGATGAAAATATGCTGAACCATAGGCCTGTGCCTGAGGTATGGAACATCGCCCAAATTTGCCATCATTTATATCTCACGGAACAGGTGTTTACTGAAGCTATAGCTTATGGCCTTCGAGAAAGGGATTTTAATAATATCATTCAAAAAAACATTTACTTTGTTACTGATAGAACAAGGAAGTTTGCATCCCCAGATAACATTTCACCCTCTGCAAACCCATTTCAATTATCGACCCTCATGGATTTACTGGGAGAATCAAGGGATCGATTATTACAGGTTCTTTATGATATGGATACAGATACCATCTTAAATAGAAAGAAGGCCAAGCATCCCATGTTCGGGGACCTCTCTTTGGATCAATGGATTGAATTATTATCCTTACATGAACAAAGGCATATCAAACAGATACAAGAAATAAAGTCATCGGTATAA